One segment of Sandaracinaceae bacterium DNA contains the following:
- a CDS encoding prepilin-type N-terminal cleavage/methylation domain-containing protein: MRHSRKLRRRAGFTMIEALIVVAIIAVTAALAAPGLSRAMAIRRASETSHDIVRMGALARSEAMMYGRAHLLIYTENTAEGRPLGRLTVWRGRSDRCNGNAWATLVTPACTRAAGCVEVLDMDEQATSTHEVRVAPQDARQTPLCFQPNGEMYISTSGAVVGPYTNRAAMEGVVFDIDRRENGSPVGVQRNVIFPFGGNPRIQR; encoded by the coding sequence GTGCGTCATTCAAGGAAACTCAGGCGTCGAGCGGGCTTCACGATGATCGAAGCCCTCATCGTCGTGGCGATCATCGCGGTGACGGCCGCGCTCGCCGCCCCCGGGCTCAGCCGGGCGATGGCCATTCGCCGGGCTTCGGAGACGTCGCACGACATCGTGCGGATGGGGGCGCTCGCTCGCTCCGAGGCGATGATGTACGGCCGCGCGCACCTGCTGATCTACACGGAGAACACGGCCGAGGGGCGGCCGCTGGGCCGGCTGACGGTGTGGCGCGGGCGCAGCGACCGCTGCAACGGCAACGCCTGGGCGACGCTGGTCACGCCCGCGTGCACGCGCGCCGCGGGCTGCGTCGAGGTGCTCGACATGGATGAGCAGGCGACGAGCACGCACGAGGTCCGCGTCGCTCCCCAGGACGCGCGGCAGACGCCGCTCTGCTTTCAGCCCAACGGCGAGATGTACATCAGCACGTCGGGCGCGGTCGTCGGTCCGTACACCAACCGCGCCGCCATGGAGGGCGTGGTCTTCGACATCGATCGCCGCGAGAACGGCAGCCCGGTGGGCGTGCAGCGCAACGTGATCTTCCCGTTCGGTGGCAACCCGAGGATTCAGCGATGA